In a single window of the Flavobacterium sp. W4I14 genome:
- a CDS encoding PKD repeat protein (product_source=COG3291; cath_funfam=2.60.40.10; cleavage_site_network=SignalP-noTM; cog=COG3291; ko=KO:K20276; pfam=PF00801,PF13585,PF18911,PF19406; smart=SM00089; superfamily=49265,49299; transmembrane_helix_parts=Inside_1_8,TMhelix_9_31,Outside_32_1976) has translation MKIRCKRKWLSFVLFFGAFLFTSNVFAQVTIGTVDSGPYTPGSTIAVPFTVPTSCISQGNQFQLYLSDQNGSFGTETLIGSYTGFYSTYINGLLPTGLIPGTGYRVRVKTTTPATASNPSTSFEVKAGAAVEAKLTSTLLNAANDETFGTCTSKANNSFFLTNTSTANSTVTASITDVVNGGGPTLINFPTAIQPFTAQQTHYTIYTKAVMPDGSVATKAYLLINNKAITAFANTGNTALCLPTANFTFNVDVSSSSGIQNNFPGDIYTITWGDQATTTHTLCEIIANGGKVTHLYDRSSCGSVSTSSAGTIYNAFDVSIRVSNAFCNTMGTPVSSSAKVVVKPINSFAYNTPGCTNANITFVNTSVLGENPTTNTPGCTPNNITYNWYVDGVIIESDKPKSYNFVYSFPTHGEHTVTLTSKNLSTDCDADPANNKICIQDPPKPAFSLPSNPICAGTILKASDLSVLDNICDAANSYFWSVSPAVGFTGGTSATSKEPVFNFTNPGTYTITLNITTPSCGVITSLPQTVVVNEIPVATLSPDITLCNLATYDFNNTTTGPTQTLITGTTKDLPDSYIWTVTPAGSGTYSFTGGTTANSKYPSIKFDSYDTYTIKVVHKNNCGTAEDTQILTFSTAPVISAGPDQNICFNNPSFTLSGTITGATTTQTWIGGLGTFTPGRNDLNATYTPTAAEKTAGTVTLRLRVTTALAAPCNQIDDDIILKIKPNISLTSAAAKTICTGNSVAYTPTSAVAGVTYTWTATGTATGYAANGNGPINDILTNTDLNADASVTYIITPHFDGCDGTPFNLVVTIKPNPIVTPTAASATICNATSSAITSTTNLTGVNYTYTSAITGAITGNSNRAVASAGTQINDILTNSGITAGTVTYTITPVSTNGCPGTPASITITVLPSATLPNAGPDEAICNAGTYTLKGNTPIVGTGRWTIVTAPTAVTFADDTKGNTTISGLQAGNAYTFRWTISDTNCSTSSDDVQVAVNPLSIGGTTTGDANVCAGANGGNINLTGQVGNIIRWERSIDNGVNWSTVTSTTNPYVFSNLAISTQYRAIVQSGSCAEAISTVSTITVNPGTVAANAGTDQNLCSGNSITLNGNNPSPNSGAWTLISGQAGLTITDPTLYNATVTGLVPGQTYTFRWTISGFNGCPPSVDDVTVTYYSPVTNNIGPSSAPVCAGQNIAITGDTPTGGAGTFTYQWQSSADGNTWSNIPSAINKDLSLIVSSSTYFRRLVNSTICTSISNSLQITVLPGLTNNTISADQNICIGAPAGALTGTTPSGGSGTYGYQWQSSLNGTAWSDVLGANSISYTPPTPTVSIYYRRSVTSGACSNNLSNQIKITVNPHAKAELVFNTDKSCSPFVLTATNISATPYIDRNNTYTWFANGVQIGTGTTFPGYTIATDNESVIIKLAVTSSLGCNNDETSHTFSTIQNVTAAYTQNAISGCGPLNVVFTNTSNSLTAATFNWDFGNGTTSNLAQPPAVSYQPDPTGKDLTYNVTLKATTACGTTTQTSTVLVKAKPVSVFSPDKTTGCSPLPVTFSNTSPGNYTSYTYDFGDGSAPLTVTDKNSVSHTYTTLAVKDYVVKMTATNECGSNESQYAIRVSPNDIIPELVVNSNQLKGCAPLKVDFFNNTKGASTFVYDFGDGSTTVTHNAPETISHTFTQPGRYTITLYASNNCSNASTTETVEVLPQPSVSFRSDKTSGCDGVTVKFKNTSTGAIGYVWDFGDGSPTSNAIAPTHTFNGPGKNYTVTLTATNALGCTNSTIIADFIHVVPPPVATFTVTPGNEVSIPNYSFAFKDVSTDAVSWEWTFGDASGSTLQNPSHTYANEGTYNVTLKVLNKEGCYSTTFQSVRIIGVPGYLNIPNSFMPASAKNEIKIFKAKGRGIKEWQMSVFNKWGQLLWETTKLDDSAPLEGWDGTYKGQEQPQGVYYWKVDIKFINGSDWKGMTYDSSPPKKTGVIYLIR, from the coding sequence ATGAAGATTCGTTGCAAAAGGAAATGGCTTTCTTTTGTCCTGTTTTTTGGGGCATTTTTGTTCACGTCAAATGTTTTCGCACAAGTAACCATTGGCACAGTAGACTCAGGACCGTATACACCGGGCAGTACCATTGCCGTTCCTTTTACAGTACCAACAAGCTGCATCTCACAGGGAAATCAATTTCAACTCTATTTATCAGATCAAAATGGAAGTTTTGGTACCGAAACTCTTATTGGCAGTTACACTGGCTTTTATAGCACTTACATAAACGGATTACTCCCTACAGGCCTTATACCTGGCACAGGCTATCGCGTTCGGGTAAAAACTACTACTCCGGCCACAGCAAGTAACCCTTCTACCTCTTTTGAGGTTAAGGCAGGAGCTGCTGTTGAAGCAAAATTAACATCAACATTGTTAAATGCGGCAAATGATGAAACTTTTGGTACCTGCACCAGTAAAGCCAATAATTCTTTCTTCCTTACAAATACATCTACAGCAAATAGTACGGTTACCGCGAGCATAACCGACGTAGTAAATGGCGGGGGACCAACTTTAATCAATTTCCCTACTGCAATTCAACCTTTTACTGCTCAACAGACACATTATACCATTTATACCAAAGCCGTGATGCCCGATGGTTCGGTTGCAACCAAAGCATACCTACTGATTAACAACAAAGCGATAACAGCCTTTGCCAACACCGGAAATACGGCACTATGTTTACCTACGGCTAATTTTACCTTTAATGTAGATGTTTCCTCGAGTTCGGGCATTCAAAACAATTTCCCGGGAGATATCTACACCATCACATGGGGTGATCAAGCTACAACCACACACACCCTTTGCGAGATTATTGCTAATGGGGGGAAGGTAACGCATCTTTATGACAGATCATCTTGTGGAAGTGTTTCTACATCGAGCGCCGGTACCATTTATAATGCCTTTGACGTTTCCATCCGCGTATCCAATGCTTTCTGTAATACCATGGGTACACCAGTTTCTTCTTCAGCAAAGGTGGTCGTAAAACCGATAAACTCGTTTGCATATAACACACCAGGCTGTACCAATGCAAATATCACATTTGTTAACACATCTGTTTTGGGTGAAAACCCAACTACCAATACTCCAGGCTGTACCCCCAATAACATTACTTATAACTGGTATGTGGATGGTGTAATCATAGAATCTGATAAGCCAAAATCATACAATTTCGTATACAGCTTTCCTACCCATGGAGAACATACGGTTACATTAACGTCCAAAAATCTTTCGACCGATTGCGATGCCGATCCGGCCAATAACAAAATTTGTATTCAGGATCCGCCAAAGCCTGCATTTAGTTTACCATCAAATCCAATCTGTGCGGGAACAATATTAAAAGCTTCTGATCTTTCAGTTTTAGATAATATCTGTGATGCAGCCAACAGTTACTTTTGGTCAGTTTCTCCTGCAGTTGGTTTTACAGGAGGCACAAGTGCAACAAGTAAAGAACCGGTATTCAATTTCACCAATCCAGGTACTTACACCATCACCTTAAACATCACTACTCCATCTTGTGGCGTAATTACTAGCCTGCCACAAACTGTTGTGGTTAATGAAATTCCCGTAGCTACGCTTTCGCCCGATATCACGCTGTGTAACCTGGCTACTTACGATTTTAACAATACCACAACAGGGCCAACCCAAACATTAATAACAGGCACCACAAAAGATTTACCCGATAGTTATATCTGGACCGTTACCCCTGCCGGATCTGGCACTTACAGCTTTACTGGCGGTACAACGGCAAATTCAAAATATCCATCGATAAAATTCGATAGCTACGACACTTATACAATAAAGGTTGTCCATAAAAATAATTGCGGAACGGCAGAAGATACCCAAATCCTAACCTTCAGCACTGCGCCCGTAATTAGTGCGGGTCCAGATCAAAATATCTGTTTTAATAACCCCAGCTTCACACTTAGCGGAACCATAACCGGCGCAACTACGACGCAAACCTGGATTGGCGGATTAGGAACATTTACACCTGGCAGAAATGATTTAAATGCAACCTATACGCCAACTGCAGCCGAAAAAACAGCAGGCACAGTTACGTTACGGTTAAGGGTTACCACCGCACTCGCCGCCCCCTGCAACCAGATTGATGATGATATCATTCTTAAAATAAAACCCAATATCAGTTTAACGAGCGCAGCAGCTAAAACCATCTGCACAGGCAATAGCGTTGCATACACCCCAACTTCTGCAGTAGCAGGTGTAACCTATACCTGGACAGCGACTGGAACTGCAACTGGCTATGCCGCCAACGGAAATGGCCCCATTAACGATATTCTCACCAATACAGATCTTAATGCAGATGCAAGCGTAACTTATATCATCACACCCCATTTCGATGGCTGCGACGGAACGCCATTTAATTTAGTGGTTACCATCAAACCTAATCCTATTGTAACACCAACTGCAGCCAGTGCAACCATCTGTAATGCCACTTCATCCGCCATAACCTCAACAACAAACCTAACAGGTGTAAACTATACTTATACCAGCGCGATAACCGGAGCAATAACAGGAAATAGCAATAGAGCAGTGGCATCGGCAGGAACACAGATCAACGATATTTTAACCAATTCTGGTATCACCGCAGGTACAGTAACCTACACCATTACACCCGTGTCTACAAATGGCTGCCCGGGTACACCAGCCAGCATTACCATTACGGTTTTGCCAAGCGCAACACTGCCAAATGCCGGCCCGGATGAAGCGATCTGCAACGCCGGTACTTATACCCTAAAAGGAAATACACCAATAGTTGGCACAGGCAGATGGACAATCGTTACTGCCCCAACAGCCGTAACTTTTGCAGATGACACAAAGGGCAATACAACAATCAGCGGTTTACAGGCCGGAAATGCTTATACCTTTAGATGGACAATAAGCGACACCAACTGTTCTACATCCAGTGATGATGTTCAGGTCGCCGTTAACCCGCTCAGTATTGGTGGTACAACAACCGGAGATGCGAATGTATGTGCAGGTGCAAATGGCGGGAATATCAATTTAACAGGACAGGTTGGAAATATTATCCGTTGGGAAAGATCTATCGATAATGGAGTCAATTGGTCTACCGTTACATCAACAACAAATCCCTATGTGTTTTCTAACCTCGCTATAAGCACACAGTACCGTGCAATAGTACAAAGCGGTAGCTGCGCAGAAGCTATATCAACCGTAAGCACAATCACGGTAAATCCGGGCACCGTTGCAGCAAATGCAGGCACAGATCAAAATTTGTGCAGTGGAAATAGCATTACCTTAAATGGAAATAATCCTTCACCTAACAGCGGTGCGTGGACTTTAATATCAGGACAAGCTGGCCTTACCATAACCGACCCTACACTGTACAACGCCACGGTTACTGGTTTGGTACCAGGACAAACTTATACCTTTAGGTGGACTATTTCTGGTTTTAACGGCTGCCCTCCATCCGTAGATGATGTAACGGTCACCTATTACTCACCTGTTACCAATAATATTGGGCCATCATCAGCGCCAGTTTGTGCCGGCCAAAACATCGCCATTACAGGCGATACACCTACTGGGGGAGCAGGAACATTTACCTACCAATGGCAGAGCAGTGCCGACGGAAATACCTGGAGCAATATTCCTTCAGCCATCAACAAAGACTTAAGCCTAATTGTAAGCTCCTCAACATATTTCAGAAGATTAGTGAACAGCACCATCTGTACTTCAATTAGTAATTCACTACAGATTACCGTTTTACCAGGCCTAACCAACAATACCATTTCCGCTGATCAAAACATTTGTATCGGTGCACCTGCAGGGGCTTTAACTGGTACTACACCGAGTGGTGGCAGCGGAACTTATGGATATCAATGGCAATCGAGCTTAAATGGCACAGCCTGGAGCGATGTATTGGGCGCAAACAGTATAAGCTATACGCCGCCAACACCAACGGTAAGCATTTATTACCGTCGATCGGTAACTAGCGGTGCATGCAGTAACAATTTAAGCAACCAGATTAAAATAACGGTTAATCCACACGCTAAGGCAGAATTAGTTTTTAATACAGATAAAAGTTGTTCCCCCTTTGTTTTAACAGCCACCAATATATCGGCTACGCCTTATATAGACCGCAATAATACTTACACCTGGTTTGCCAATGGCGTACAGATTGGTACAGGAACTACCTTTCCCGGTTATACCATTGCGACAGATAACGAAAGCGTTATTATCAAATTGGCCGTAACAAGCAGCCTCGGCTGTAATAACGATGAAACCAGTCATACCTTTAGCACGATACAAAATGTAACCGCTGCCTATACACAAAATGCAATATCTGGCTGTGGACCATTAAATGTTGTTTTTACCAATACTTCCAATTCACTAACAGCAGCTACCTTTAACTGGGATTTCGGAAACGGCACCACTTCAAATTTGGCTCAACCGCCAGCGGTTAGCTACCAGCCAGACCCAACAGGAAAAGATCTTACTTATAACGTTACTTTAAAGGCTACCACCGCTTGTGGCACTACCACGCAAACCTCAACCGTATTGGTAAAAGCAAAACCGGTTTCTGTTTTTTCTCCTGATAAAACAACAGGCTGCTCCCCTCTGCCTGTTACCTTTAGCAATACTTCCCCTGGAAATTACACCAGCTATACCTACGATTTTGGAGATGGCTCGGCACCTTTAACTGTTACTGATAAAAATAGCGTAAGCCATACCTATACTACTTTGGCTGTTAAAGACTATGTTGTAAAAATGACTGCAACCAATGAATGTGGAAGCAATGAGTCACAATATGCTATCCGCGTTTCTCCTAATGACATTATTCCAGAATTGGTCGTAAACAGCAACCAACTTAAAGGTTGTGCACCTTTAAAAGTCGATTTCTTTAACAACACCAAAGGTGCAAGCACTTTTGTTTACGATTTTGGCGATGGAAGCACTACGGTTACCCATAATGCACCCGAAACCATATCGCATACATTTACCCAACCCGGGAGATATACCATTACTTTATACGCATCAAACAACTGTTCTAATGCCTCAACAACCGAAACCGTTGAAGTTTTGCCACAACCTTCTGTGAGTTTCAGATCAGATAAGACAAGTGGCTGTGATGGTGTTACCGTAAAGTTTAAAAACACCAGTACAGGTGCTATTGGTTATGTTTGGGATTTTGGAGATGGTTCTCCAACATCGAACGCTATAGCGCCCACGCATACTTTTAATGGTCCGGGAAAGAATTATACAGTTACCTTAACAGCAACCAATGCACTAGGCTGTACAAACAGCACTATTATAGCGGATTTTATCCATGTTGTGCCACCACCCGTAGCAACTTTTACCGTTACTCCAGGCAATGAAGTGTCCATTCCTAATTATTCGTTTGCCTTTAAGGATGTCAGTACCGATGCCGTCAGCTGGGAATGGACTTTTGGTGACGCGTCGGGATCAACCCTGCAAAACCCAAGCCATACTTATGCCAACGAAGGCACTTATAACGTAACCCTGAAAGTGCTGAACAAAGAAGGTTGTTATTCCACTACTTTCCAATCAGTAAGGATTATTGGTGTACCGGGTTACTTAAATATCCCCAATTCATTTATGCCCGCAAGTGCGAAAAACGAGATTAAAATCTTTAAAGCAAAAGGCCGCGGAATAAAAGAGTGGCAAATGTCTGTTTTTAACAAATGGGGGCAGTTACTTTGGGAAACGACCAAATTGGATGATAGCGCACCGCTGGAGGGCTGGGACGGTACTTATAAAGGACAGGAACAACCGCAAGGGGTTTATTACTGGAAAGTAGATATAAAATTTATTAATGGCAGTGATTGGAAAGGGATGACTTACGATTCATCTCCTCCAAAGAAAACGGGTGTAATATATTTAATAAGATGA
- a CDS encoding type IX secretion system PorP/SprF family membrane protein (product_source=TIGR03519; pfam=PF11751; tigrfam=TIGR03519) codes for MMRRGIILFLFWLLPMVSLAQDHIYSQFYNAPIYLNPALTGQFEGDIRFNALYRNQWTGLASDYSYMSASGDLNLRRLNSGIGLIFNRSSEGTAYLVKNNIALSYSYIIGGDDFALSFGLQGGITNQKLNWDKLVFGDQIDINTGYIPGSISGAERPSVDSRYYFDSNVGANLVVGKFMMGLAVHHLNRPDESLSGFQAKLPMRISGNLSYKLTLVPDEYDRDGNYLIPSIVAYKQGNVKSFSAGMQYKYAGINAGIWYRNDGNSNGNDAIVFSVIFDIFNRRTNGEKFRLGISHDATISKINYSNTGGTSEIGVGYEKYFPNSSNGGRSNGLRCYDFY; via the coding sequence ATGATGAGGAGAGGGATAATATTATTTTTGTTTTGGTTGCTGCCAATGGTTTCGTTGGCACAAGACCACATTTATTCGCAGTTTTACAATGCACCGATTTATTTAAATCCTGCTTTAACAGGTCAGTTTGAGGGTGATATTAGGTTTAATGCCTTATACCGCAACCAATGGACGGGTTTAGCAAGTGATTATTCGTACATGAGTGCTTCTGGCGACCTCAATCTACGGAGATTAAACAGCGGCATTGGTCTAATTTTTAACCGCAGCAGCGAGGGTACTGCTTACCTGGTAAAGAACAATATTGCCCTAAGCTATTCCTATATTATCGGTGGAGACGATTTTGCCTTATCATTTGGCTTGCAGGGAGGCATTACCAACCAAAAGCTAAACTGGGATAAACTTGTTTTTGGCGATCAGATCGATATCAACACAGGGTATATTCCTGGTAGTATTTCTGGCGCCGAAAGACCAAGTGTAGATAGTCGTTATTATTTCGATTCCAATGTAGGTGCCAACCTGGTGGTGGGAAAATTTATGATGGGATTAGCAGTACATCACCTTAACCGTCCGGATGAATCCTTATCGGGTTTTCAGGCCAAATTGCCGATGCGCATCTCAGGCAATTTAAGTTACAAGTTAACTTTGGTGCCAGATGAGTACGATCGCGATGGGAATTACCTCATCCCATCCATTGTTGCCTACAAACAGGGCAACGTAAAATCGTTCAGTGCGGGCATGCAATATAAATATGCGGGCATAAACGCAGGTATCTGGTACCGCAATGATGGCAATTCGAATGGAAATGATGCGATTGTTTTTTCTGTAATCTTCGATATTTTTAACCGCAGAACAAACGGCGAAAAATTCAGGTTAGGCATCAGTCACGATGCTACAATCTCCAAAATCAACTACAGCAACACTGGCGGAACATCAGAAATTGGTGTGGGTTATGAAAAATATTTTCCAAATAGTTCGAATGGTGGCAGGTCAAATGGCCTAAGATGTTACGATTTTTATTAA
- a CDS encoding putative Mg2+ transporter-C (MgtC) family protein (product_source=KO:K07507; cog=COG1285; ko=KO:K07507; pfam=PF02308; transmembrane_helix_parts=Inside_1_40,TMhelix_41_60,Outside_61_69,TMhelix_70_87,Inside_88_98,TMhelix_99_116,Outside_117_119,TMhelix_120_137,Inside_138_219), with the protein MNEIIDQNHFITQSEINKFLLATLLCGIIGAEREYRSKSAGLKTMMMIGLGATLFTILSIKIGPTSQDRIASNIVTGIGFLGAGVIFKEENRVKGLTTACIIWIVAAIGMAVGSGYYEQAIGVTIVVLLALIIFPFLEEIGDRRFTKRLYRIVKKQHTHGNLESYEEVFRESKLKPQRGKHQLVDNIITGNWIATGTPKNHQKFVERMLKDDEIIEFDF; encoded by the coding sequence ATGAATGAGATCATAGACCAAAACCATTTCATTACACAAAGTGAAATCAATAAATTTCTATTGGCTACCCTGCTTTGTGGCATAATCGGAGCAGAACGAGAATACAGAAGTAAATCTGCCGGACTCAAAACCATGATGATGATTGGTTTGGGTGCTACCCTATTTACCATCCTATCCATCAAAATTGGTCCAACCAGTCAAGACCGCATTGCCTCGAACATTGTTACGGGAATCGGGTTTTTAGGCGCTGGGGTAATTTTCAAAGAAGAAAACCGCGTTAAAGGGCTCACCACAGCTTGTATCATCTGGATTGTTGCTGCAATTGGAATGGCCGTAGGCTCAGGTTACTACGAACAGGCTATAGGGGTAACCATTGTGGTTTTATTGGCGCTGATTATTTTCCCCTTTTTAGAAGAAATTGGCGACCGCCGTTTTACCAAAAGGCTTTATCGCATTGTTAAAAAACAGCATACCCATGGCAATTTAGAAAGTTACGAAGAAGTTTTCCGCGAAAGTAAACTCAAACCACAACGAGGGAAGCACCAATTGGTAGATAATATTATCACAGGAAACTGGATTGCTACAGGCACACCCAAAAATCATCAGAAGTTTGTGGAACGCATGCTTAAAGACGATGAGATTATTGAGTTTGATTTTTAA
- a CDS encoding putative RDD family membrane protein YckC (product_source=COG1714; cog=COG1714; pfam=PF06271; superfamily=64210; transmembrane_helix_parts=Inside_1_24,TMhelix_25_47,Outside_48_61,TMhelix_62_84,Inside_85_163), with translation MDFNNNYQEIDLAYFRATTGKRFTNYLIDLVVFYIIAFGIAFILGIVKPELLDSFDGLSGRLISLLLYGIVMFITEAMSNGRSIGKLITGTRAVNPDGSDITFQKAFIRNIVRAIPFNAFSALGNPCAPWHDLWSDTIVIEEKKLALQTQKIDLFDSVKNQTQ, from the coding sequence ATGGACTTCAACAACAATTATCAAGAAATTGATTTAGCATACTTTCGGGCAACTACTGGAAAGAGATTCACTAATTATCTTATCGATTTAGTTGTTTTTTACATCATCGCATTTGGCATTGCTTTTATTCTCGGAATCGTCAAGCCTGAACTTTTAGATAGTTTTGATGGATTATCAGGCCGTTTGATTTCTTTATTACTTTACGGTATTGTAATGTTTATAACAGAAGCAATGTCTAACGGAAGATCAATTGGAAAGTTAATTACGGGTACAAGAGCTGTAAATCCTGATGGAAGCGACATTACTTTTCAAAAAGCATTTATCCGAAATATTGTAAGAGCTATCCCGTTCAATGCCTTTAGTGCATTGGGTAATCCTTGTGCACCATGGCACGACCTTTGGTCGGATACAATAGTGATCGAAGAGAAAAAATTAGCCTTACAAACCCAAAAAATAGATTTATTCGACTCGGTTAAAAATCAAACTCAATAA
- a CDS encoding L-serine dehydratase (product_source=KO:K01752; cath_funfam=3.30.1330.90; cog=COG1760; ko=KO:K01752; pfam=PF03313,PF03315; superfamily=143548; tigrfam=TIGR00720), whose product MIKEQISVFDIFKIGIGPSSSHTLGPWRAAQQFTASLAQNNLIEEIEGIKILLYGSLAKTGKGHGTDVAILLGLTGADPVTFDVDAVTPTFESIQRDKKLNLAGHLILDFDYDNDLLFLFAESLPFHPNAVTFQAFLKDGKAFSETYYSIGGGFVVKEGEDNSKKPQVDLPFPVEKAKDLLHWCLSTGLKVSEIVMENELAWRTEAETKKGILQHFAVMRDCIYRGCHTTGFLPGGLNVARRAFPLNKRLIDKSEYSDYNSWVEAIRKGGNGFNYTLDWVSCFALAVNEENASFGRVVTAPTNGAAGVIPAVLQYFITFCDGYSEEKIIQFIACASEIGSIFKKGATISAAMGGCQAEIGVSSAMAAAALTECLGGSQRQVLMAAEIAMEHHLGLTCDPIGGLVQIPCIERNTMGAIKAITASQLALQSNPDKAKVSLDAVVNTMWETALDMNAKYKETSDGGLATNIPISLPEC is encoded by the coding sequence ATGATCAAGGAACAGATTTCAGTTTTCGATATTTTTAAAATAGGCATCGGCCCATCCAGTTCACATACCTTAGGTCCATGGCGGGCCGCACAACAGTTTACGGCTTCGCTTGCCCAAAACAATTTGATTGAGGAAATTGAGGGTATAAAAATATTGCTTTATGGTTCGCTTGCCAAAACAGGTAAAGGCCATGGAACTGATGTAGCTATTCTACTCGGTTTAACAGGAGCTGATCCGGTAACTTTTGATGTAGATGCCGTTACACCAACTTTCGAAAGCATCCAAAGAGATAAGAAATTAAATCTTGCTGGTCATTTAATTCTTGATTTTGATTACGATAACGACCTGCTTTTTCTTTTTGCCGAAAGTTTGCCATTTCACCCAAATGCGGTTACTTTTCAGGCATTTTTAAAAGATGGAAAAGCATTTTCAGAAACCTATTACTCTATTGGTGGCGGTTTTGTAGTTAAAGAAGGCGAAGACAATAGTAAAAAACCACAGGTAGACCTTCCCTTTCCTGTAGAAAAAGCAAAAGACCTTTTACATTGGTGTTTATCTACCGGTTTGAAGGTAAGCGAAATCGTGATGGAGAACGAACTGGCCTGGCGCACCGAAGCAGAGACAAAAAAAGGCATCCTGCAGCATTTTGCGGTTATGCGCGATTGTATTTATCGCGGCTGTCATACCACAGGGTTTTTACCAGGCGGCTTAAATGTGGCGCGAAGGGCATTTCCGCTAAACAAACGATTAATTGATAAAAGTGAGTATTCAGACTATAATAGCTGGGTAGAAGCCATTAGAAAAGGTGGAAACGGCTTTAATTATACTTTAGACTGGGTAAGCTGCTTCGCGCTGGCTGTTAATGAAGAAAATGCATCTTTTGGTCGTGTGGTAACTGCCCCTACCAATGGTGCCGCAGGCGTAATTCCAGCTGTATTGCAATATTTTATTACCTTTTGCGATGGTTACAGCGAAGAAAAAATCATTCAGTTTATTGCCTGTGCTTCAGAGATAGGCAGTATTTTCAAAAAAGGGGCAACAATATCAGCCGCTATGGGCGGATGTCAGGCCGAAATCGGCGTTTCCTCAGCCATGGCTGCAGCAGCGCTAACAGAGTGTTTAGGCGGCTCGCAAAGACAGGTTTTAATGGCAGCAGAAATTGCCATGGAACATCACTTGGGTTTAACCTGCGATCCGATTGGCGGTTTGGTACAGATTCCTTGTATCGAAAGAAACACCATGGGCGCCATTAAAGCCATTACAGCCAGCCAGTTAGCGTTACAAAGCAATCCTGATAAGGCAAAAGTAAGTTTAGATGCGGTGGTAAATACAATGTGGGAAACCGCCCTTGATATGAATGCCAAATACAAAGAAACATCTGATGGAGGATTGGCAACCAATATTCCGATCAGTCTGCCAGAATGTTAA